From Rudanella lutea DSM 19387, a single genomic window includes:
- a CDS encoding FKBP-type peptidyl-prolyl cis-trans isomerase, with protein MLFNRLATAALLVAAMAACGRNRVEVSETGLKYQLHEDNEESRKAKVGDIMTIQLQLKNSKDSVLRDTHKEPAPLKLMLQVPPFKGSFEEGLAMLSKGDSATFYVSADSLFGRAMQAMPPGVTKGSDITFNVKVLEVQSEEEYRKAETTAASKQKGVDDKIIADYLAKNGLAGKAQKTEQGVYYVITQPGSGPVPNRGDLIKVDYTGKLLDGKTFDSSVGKQPIELPIGVGQVIPGWDDAMLKLHKGEKATLIIPSTMAYGAQGSPPVIPANAVLVFDVNLIDIRKNPQQP; from the coding sequence ATGCTTTTTAACCGTCTGGCAACAGCAGCGCTCCTCGTAGCCGCGATGGCCGCTTGCGGACGCAACCGCGTCGAGGTCAGCGAGACTGGCCTGAAATACCAGCTTCACGAAGACAACGAAGAAAGCCGCAAGGCGAAGGTGGGCGATATCATGACCATCCAGCTTCAGCTAAAAAACAGCAAAGACTCCGTTCTGCGCGATACGCACAAAGAACCCGCTCCGCTGAAACTGATGCTGCAGGTACCGCCGTTCAAAGGTTCGTTTGAAGAAGGACTGGCCATGCTCTCAAAAGGCGATAGCGCTACGTTCTACGTAAGTGCCGATTCGCTGTTTGGCCGGGCTATGCAGGCCATGCCTCCGGGTGTTACCAAGGGCTCCGATATCACCTTCAACGTGAAGGTACTCGAAGTACAGAGCGAGGAAGAATACCGCAAAGCTGAAACGACCGCAGCGAGCAAGCAAAAAGGTGTTGACGATAAAATTATTGCCGATTACCTCGCTAAGAACGGTTTGGCTGGTAAAGCCCAGAAAACCGAGCAGGGCGTGTACTACGTGATTACGCAGCCCGGCAGCGGTCCGGTACCCAACCGGGGCGACCTGATCAAGGTTGATTACACGGGTAAACTGCTCGACGGTAAAACCTTCGACTCGTCGGTAGGTAAGCAGCCCATCGAACTGCCCATCGGTGTAGGGCAGGTGATTCCGGGCTGGGACGACGCCATGCTGAAACTGCACAAAGGCGAAAAAGCAACCCTCATCATTCCGTCGACGATGGCCTATGGCGCACAGGGTTCACCCCCGGTGATTCCGGCCAATGCCGTGCTGGTTTTCGACGTGAACCTGATCGATATCCGCAAAAACCCACAGCAGCCTTAA
- a CDS encoding rhodanese-like domain-containing protein: MKLGFLTFLSCCLFSSAMAQPASQAYRALLHTLYGNSTVPTVTVTELKAMKDVVLLDTREKKEYDVSHLPNARWVGYDDFSFERLKGIPKTANIVTYCSVGYRSDKIGDKLKAAGYERVHNLYGSLFEWVNQGNPVVDHTGKPTKLVHAYSRPWGVWLKRGEKVY, from the coding sequence ATGAAACTGGGTTTCCTTACGTTTTTATCCTGTTGTCTGTTCTCTTCGGCTATGGCCCAACCTGCCAGCCAGGCGTACCGGGCTTTGCTTCATACGCTGTATGGCAATAGCACCGTACCGACGGTTACCGTGACGGAGTTGAAAGCCATGAAAGACGTGGTTTTGCTCGATACCCGCGAAAAAAAGGAGTACGATGTGAGTCATCTGCCCAACGCCCGTTGGGTTGGCTACGATGATTTCAGCTTCGAGCGGCTCAAAGGCATCCCCAAAACGGCCAACATCGTGACGTACTGTTCGGTGGGATATCGGAGCGATAAAATCGGCGACAAACTAAAAGCCGCTGGTTATGAGCGGGTTCATAACCTATACGGTAGCCTGTTCGAATGGGTGAATCAGGGCAACCCGGTTGTCGACCATACGGGTAAGCCCACCAAGCTCGTCCATGCGTACTCGCGGCCGTGGGGCGTGTGGCTTAAGCGGGGCGAGAAGGTTTACTAA
- a CDS encoding zinc-dependent metalloprotease, producing MNKRLAYLGILMGALLVSVSAQAQQPTSPTTTTTASTSAAGAGKKEASGPKPYKEVITAAAQTSRGLFTSHRVEDKFFFEIPDSLIGREFMAITRISKAPTGAGYGGEIANRQVLRWERGPEKKLFLRVVSYLNVGADTLQPIYQAVRNSNMEPITASFDIRAIRKDTSVVIEVTDFFKSDNQVVSLDPATKTRYRLTTPATDRSFIQRIRSYPINTEVRTVKTYNVSPAPATPGPVTSTQLPAASAAGAVTMEINTSMILLPQNRMRKRFFDSRVGFFANGYTVYDDGSQRTEKETFAVRWRLEPKSAADADRQKRGQLIEPKKPIVYYIDPATPIKWRKYLKQGVDDWQVAFEKAGWKNAIMAKDWNEKDSTMSLEDARYSVIRYFASDIENAYGPNVHDPRTGEIIESHIGWYHNVMNLLRKWYMVQGAAVDARARKPKFDDELMGQLVRFVSSHEVGHTLGLRHNFGSSHATPVEKLRDKNYIKQFGHTPSIMDYARFNYVAQPEDGVTDLFPRIGLYDIWAIEWGYKPIYDTKSAEEDKLVLNQWVKQHESDPKYWFGTETNPMDPRSQSEDLGDNAMLASDYGIRNLKRIMPNLPQWTREEAEDFDKLQEMYGEIAGQFRRYMGHVTKYVGGIYETPKTYDQQGMVYEPTPKNLQKDAVAFLNKQLFETPTWLLDAKIMPLVRPDQGVDYIRTLQENTLNSLFDVGRLSRLIENSSRSESYSLDEFYDDVQTGIWSELSTKKPIDTYRRNLQKVYVEKLIGMLTNPPASTRPAGFQGQGYSFNPGPYTDVQKSDIMSVTRAYLVQLQSDIRSALPGQPDKMSRYHLDDVLVRINRALDPSRPITELAEKK from the coding sequence ATGAACAAACGTTTAGCTTACTTGGGCATCCTGATGGGTGCCTTGCTGGTTTCGGTGTCTGCTCAGGCCCAGCAACCCACCTCGCCGACCACCACCACAACGGCGTCTACTTCGGCAGCGGGTGCCGGCAAAAAAGAGGCCAGCGGCCCTAAACCGTACAAAGAGGTCATCACGGCCGCGGCCCAAACCAGCCGGGGGTTATTTACCAGCCATCGGGTCGAAGACAAGTTTTTCTTCGAGATTCCCGACTCGCTCATTGGCCGGGAGTTCATGGCCATCACACGGATTTCGAAGGCCCCGACGGGTGCAGGTTATGGTGGCGAAATTGCCAACCGGCAGGTACTCCGGTGGGAGCGCGGCCCCGAAAAGAAGTTGTTTCTGCGGGTAGTCAGCTACCTCAACGTCGGAGCCGATACCCTCCAGCCGATTTATCAGGCCGTTCGCAACTCCAACATGGAGCCAATCACAGCCTCGTTCGACATCCGGGCGATTCGCAAAGACACGTCGGTGGTGATTGAAGTAACGGATTTCTTTAAGTCCGACAATCAGGTGGTTTCGCTGGACCCGGCCACCAAAACGCGCTATCGGCTTACCACCCCCGCCACCGACCGTTCGTTTATTCAGCGCATCCGCTCCTATCCGATCAATACGGAGGTCCGGACCGTAAAAACGTACAACGTAAGCCCAGCCCCTGCTACACCAGGACCCGTGACCTCCACCCAGCTACCGGCGGCATCGGCCGCCGGAGCCGTAACAATGGAGATTAACACCTCAATGATTCTGCTACCCCAAAACCGGATGCGGAAGCGCTTCTTCGACAGTCGCGTGGGCTTTTTTGCCAACGGATACACCGTTTACGACGACGGCTCGCAGCGCACCGAGAAAGAGACGTTTGCAGTGCGCTGGCGACTGGAGCCCAAGTCGGCCGCCGATGCCGACCGGCAGAAACGGGGGCAGCTGATCGAGCCCAAAAAACCGATTGTGTACTACATCGACCCTGCTACGCCCATCAAATGGCGGAAGTATCTGAAACAGGGGGTCGACGACTGGCAGGTAGCGTTCGAGAAAGCAGGCTGGAAAAACGCGATTATGGCCAAAGACTGGAATGAAAAAGACTCAACGATGAGCCTTGAAGACGCCCGCTATTCGGTAATCCGGTACTTTGCTTCGGATATCGAGAATGCTTACGGCCCCAACGTGCATGATCCCCGGACGGGCGAAATCATCGAAAGCCACATCGGCTGGTATCATAACGTGATGAACCTGCTCCGCAAATGGTATATGGTTCAGGGCGCGGCTGTCGATGCCCGTGCCCGTAAGCCTAAGTTCGACGATGAGCTGATGGGTCAATTAGTCCGGTTCGTATCGTCACATGAGGTAGGGCATACGCTGGGACTGCGGCACAACTTCGGATCGAGCCACGCGACGCCGGTTGAGAAGCTGCGCGACAAAAACTACATCAAACAGTTTGGACACACGCCTTCCATTATGGACTATGCCCGGTTCAACTATGTAGCCCAGCCCGAAGATGGCGTCACGGATCTTTTTCCGCGAATTGGCCTGTACGACATTTGGGCTATCGAGTGGGGTTATAAGCCTATTTACGATACTAAATCGGCGGAAGAAGACAAACTAGTGCTGAACCAGTGGGTAAAGCAGCACGAGTCGGACCCAAAATACTGGTTTGGCACCGAGACTAACCCGATGGACCCCCGCTCGCAAAGCGAAGACCTCGGCGACAATGCCATGCTGGCCAGCGATTACGGTATCCGCAACCTGAAGCGGATTATGCCTAACCTGCCGCAGTGGACCCGCGAAGAGGCCGAAGATTTCGACAAGCTCCAGGAGATGTATGGCGAAATTGCCGGGCAGTTCCGGCGGTACATGGGGCACGTAACCAAGTATGTTGGCGGCATCTACGAAACGCCAAAGACCTACGATCAGCAGGGTATGGTGTACGAACCGACCCCGAAAAACCTGCAGAAAGACGCGGTGGCCTTCCTGAACAAGCAACTGTTTGAAACGCCTACCTGGCTGCTCGACGCGAAAATTATGCCGCTCGTTCGGCCCGACCAGGGTGTCGATTACATCCGAACGTTACAGGAAAACACGCTCAACAGCCTGTTTGATGTGGGTCGCCTGAGCCGTCTGATCGAAAACAGCAGCCGAAGCGAGTCGTATAGCCTCGACGAATTCTACGATGATGTGCAAACAGGCATCTGGAGTGAACTGAGCACCAAGAAGCCTATCGATACTTATCGTCGGAACCTGCAAAAGGTGTATGTCGAAAAACTGATCGGTATGCTGACGAACCCACCCGCATCTACACGGCCAGCCGGTTTCCAGGGGCAGGGATACTCGTTCAACCCCGGCCCGTACACCGACGTGCAGAAGTCCGATATCATGTCGGTAACGAGGGCCTATCTGGTACAGTTACAGAGCGATATTCGTTCGGCACTACCAGGCCAGCCGGATAAAATGAGCCGCTACCACCTCGACGATGTGCTGGTACGAATCAACCGCGCTCTGGACCCAAGCCGGCCGATCACTGAGCTTGCGGAGAAAAAATAA
- a CDS encoding DHH family phosphoesterase, protein MQDLDAIGELLQHPQTILITTHQNPDADAMGSSLGLAAYLKKRGHRVTVVTPTDYPQSLHWLAGNSDVVVFEERVRTAVTQLVDEADLLFCLDFSSLDRIRELGALIRQARGRKILIDHHLEPESFADLGLWDPTAAATAQLIFRLIVGLGHKDMIDVPMAECLYAGLMTDTGSFRHGSTTGDVHRMAADLLDLRIDVSSIHRRIYDNTSLDKLRMLGYVLNEKLVVVPEYKFAYITLSAEELKRFRSKTGDTEGLVNYALSVEGVVMAAILIDRGEEIRISFRSVGEFSVRELASTHFNGGGHRNAAGGRSRLSLAETEDWLLSVVPRYQQQLAETV, encoded by the coding sequence ATGCAAGATCTCGATGCCATTGGCGAGTTGCTTCAGCACCCGCAAACAATTCTGATTACGACACACCAAAACCCCGACGCGGACGCCATGGGCTCCTCGCTCGGATTAGCGGCCTACCTCAAAAAACGGGGGCACCGCGTTACCGTCGTTACCCCTACCGATTATCCCCAAAGTTTGCATTGGTTAGCCGGCAACAGCGATGTGGTTGTTTTTGAGGAGCGTGTACGCACGGCCGTCACCCAGTTGGTCGACGAAGCCGACCTGCTTTTCTGCCTCGATTTTTCCAGCCTCGACCGTATCCGCGAACTGGGCGCCCTGATCCGGCAGGCCCGCGGTCGTAAAATCCTGATCGATCACCACCTCGAGCCCGAATCATTTGCCGATCTCGGCCTTTGGGACCCTACAGCAGCCGCCACGGCTCAGTTGATTTTCCGCCTGATTGTTGGGCTGGGGCATAAAGACATGATTGATGTGCCGATGGCCGAGTGCCTGTACGCCGGTTTGATGACCGATACCGGCTCCTTTCGGCACGGTAGCACCACCGGCGATGTACACCGTATGGCCGCCGATCTGCTCGACCTCCGCATCGATGTGAGCAGCATTCACCGGCGTATTTACGACAACACATCGCTCGATAAGCTCCGCATGCTTGGGTATGTGCTCAACGAAAAGCTGGTGGTTGTGCCCGAATACAAGTTTGCCTACATCACCCTGAGTGCCGAGGAACTGAAGCGGTTCCGTTCCAAAACCGGCGACACTGAGGGGCTGGTCAACTACGCCCTTTCGGTGGAAGGGGTCGTTATGGCGGCTATTCTGATTGACCGGGGCGAAGAGATTCGGATCTCATTCCGCTCGGTCGGTGAGTTTTCGGTACGCGAACTGGCGAGCACCCATTTCAACGGGGGTGGGCATCGGAATGCGGCCGGTGGCCGGTCGCGGTTGTCACTGGCCGAAACTGAAGACTGGCTGCTGAGCGTGGTACCGCGCTACCAACAGCAACTGGCCGAAACCGTTTAG
- a CDS encoding nucleoside-diphosphate kinase — MITNRTFTMIKPDAVEAGHTGAIIKMIEEAGFRIVAMKKTKMSSERAGQFYEVHSERPFYASLCEYMSSGAIVPMILEKENAVADFRKLIGATNPANAEEGTIRKLYAKSIEANAIHGSDSDENAQIEGNFFFSRTEQF, encoded by the coding sequence ATGATTACGAATCGTACATTCACCATGATTAAGCCCGACGCCGTTGAGGCTGGGCATACAGGGGCCATCATCAAAATGATTGAAGAAGCCGGTTTCCGCATCGTCGCCATGAAAAAGACGAAGATGAGCAGCGAGCGGGCGGGCCAATTCTACGAAGTTCACAGTGAGCGGCCTTTCTACGCATCGCTGTGCGAGTACATGTCGTCGGGGGCTATTGTACCGATGATTCTGGAGAAAGAAAATGCCGTAGCCGACTTCCGGAAACTGATCGGTGCTACAAACCCGGCCAATGCCGAAGAAGGCACCATTCGGAAGCTGTATGCCAAGTCGATCGAAGCAAACGCCATCCATGGCTCTGACTCCGACGAAAACGCGCAGATCGAAGGGAACTTCTTTTTCTCGCGTACGGAGCAGTTTTAA
- a CDS encoding FKBP-type peptidyl-prolyl cis-trans isomerase, producing MNRVSWKNWLIVGCLGVVGLSSCTEPGEALRDRKRRENEAEIAQYVAQNNLTGQARTTDAGTTYIITTTNPTGQTAGVGDEIQYHYTARRFDGLIVDSSDVAANIPRVLTRGYFNQALISAGLYDGIVNSGPVVSGTNRLGLRKGESAMLLVPFNLDNGRPNTLLLPQYLPIRYDVRIVNVRTEEQQIQEYLTANKLTPTFSETNGLRVVVTQARPDSVQVTTGKTVGVSYRGSLLNGVVFDPANNPTGTNTISVQIGANQVVPGFDQGLAKLRKGEKARLIFPSALGYGITGSGATIRPYASLVFDVEITSVQ from the coding sequence ATGAATCGAGTATCCTGGAAAAACTGGCTTATTGTCGGCTGCCTTGGCGTCGTAGGTCTGAGTAGCTGCACCGAACCCGGCGAGGCTCTGCGTGATCGGAAACGACGCGAAAACGAAGCAGAAATTGCGCAGTACGTAGCCCAAAACAATTTGACCGGACAGGCTCGCACCACCGACGCCGGTACCACCTACATCATCACAACGACCAACCCAACCGGGCAAACAGCGGGCGTTGGAGACGAAATTCAGTACCACTATACCGCCCGCCGATTCGATGGCCTTATTGTCGACAGCAGCGATGTAGCCGCCAACATTCCACGCGTTCTGACCCGTGGTTATTTCAATCAGGCACTTATTTCGGCTGGTTTGTACGATGGCATTGTAAACAGTGGCCCTGTTGTATCGGGTACCAACCGGTTAGGGCTACGCAAGGGCGAGTCGGCCATGCTGCTCGTTCCATTTAACCTGGACAACGGCCGACCCAACACGCTGCTGCTGCCGCAATATCTGCCCATTCGGTACGACGTGCGCATTGTGAATGTACGAACGGAAGAACAGCAGATTCAGGAATATCTGACCGCCAATAAACTGACGCCTACGTTCTCAGAAACGAACGGGTTACGGGTAGTTGTGACCCAGGCCCGCCCCGATTCTGTGCAGGTTACCACGGGTAAAACCGTGGGCGTATCGTACCGGGGTTCTCTGCTGAATGGTGTTGTGTTTGACCCTGCCAACAATCCAACCGGTACAAACACTATTTCGGTACAGATTGGCGCCAATCAGGTAGTACCGGGCTTCGATCAGGGCCTCGCCAAACTTCGTAAAGGCGAGAAAGCGCGCTTGATCTTCCCATCAGCTCTGGGCTACGGAATCACGGGTTCCGGAGCTACTATACGCCCCTACGCATCGCTGGTATTCGATGTGGAGATTACCAGCGTTCAATAG
- a CDS encoding glycoside hydrolase family 3 N-terminal domain-containing protein encodes MGKNVRIGLSVVCLLLVGLLSAAALTTPAKRLVSTLRRSAVVKKPVVSKPKGKDHTFPATRPVEVLAPVDSSAEKWIDSVFTTMTPEQKVGQFFMVATFSNRHANHYQYIEHLIQNYHIGGLIFFQGGPHRQALLTNRYQSLSKIPMLVGIDGEWGLGMRLDSAMDFPKQMALGALRDDRLVYRMGDEIGRQCRRLGIHINFAPVSDVNSNPANPVIGNRSFGESKENVARKASAYMRGLQSNRIIATAKHFPGHGDTNLDSHHTLPVISRSAEQLHNIDLYPFRRLIADSLMGVVTGHLHVPVVDNRPAIAATLSDKVVTELLKKELGFRGLVFTDAMNMGGISRAGRPVDVNLKALIAGNDILLYPENIKEATAAILNAVQTGQISQELIDEKVRKILRAKYWAGLNNYKPISMVNLEQDLNSPEAQALKQELCNATVTVVENNNDLLPIARLDTARIASIAIGAEWNNTFQKTLAQYAPIKKITYPDKVATDAEVNEILASVGDANVVIMSFHRMSESAYRKFGVTKASLDLINRLKQCGTKVVVTAFGSAYSLNQFTAADALICGYQDFDEMQRATAQVIFGGLGAEGVMPVSTGNWKIGYGKTVVPAGRLAYGTPESVGMNATKLKQIDQLMQTALAGKVVPGSQIIVARKGKIVYEKYFGKLTYAGTEKVTGETLYDLASLTKVLSTLQAAMLLHDRKQLDITQKASVYLPELRGTNKQNIVIQDLLWHQSGMVSYYPTTWDRTRLPGGGLKPTLYSATPDSAYTLQVAPNLWARTSLKDSVWKWVVQSPMSKKIDDGRPAYVYSDLNFLMLQKIVERITKQPLDQFVEQEIYKPLGLVSIGFTPLQRFANPRCAPTENDTYYRNTLLIGTVHDQMAAVQGGVSGHAGLFGNARDVAALLQMNLQRGEYGGYRVLQPNTVPYFSQTVSPRSHRSLGWDRPNPETSSVYVAEQASERSFGHTGFTGNVVWVDPNEELVFVFLSNRIHPTAANTSINTTKLRRKIHEVIYSAIE; translated from the coding sequence ATGGGGAAGAACGTGCGAATTGGATTATCTGTAGTTTGTCTGCTACTTGTTGGTTTACTGAGCGCTGCGGCTTTGACAACGCCAGCCAAACGACTCGTATCAACCCTACGGCGTTCGGCGGTCGTTAAGAAACCCGTTGTCTCTAAACCTAAGGGCAAGGATCATACGTTTCCGGCGACTCGGCCGGTCGAAGTGCTGGCTCCTGTAGACAGCAGTGCCGAAAAATGGATCGACAGCGTGTTTACAACCATGACGCCTGAGCAAAAAGTAGGGCAGTTTTTCATGGTGGCCACGTTCTCAAACCGGCACGCCAATCATTATCAGTACATTGAACACCTGATTCAGAACTACCACATCGGTGGACTGATCTTCTTTCAGGGCGGCCCGCACCGGCAGGCTCTACTGACCAATCGGTATCAGTCTCTCTCCAAAATCCCGATGCTCGTTGGGATCGACGGTGAATGGGGGCTGGGTATGCGGCTCGACAGTGCCATGGATTTTCCCAAGCAGATGGCTTTGGGCGCTCTGCGCGATGATCGGCTGGTGTACCGGATGGGCGATGAAATTGGCCGCCAATGCCGCCGATTGGGTATTCATATCAACTTTGCCCCCGTTTCCGACGTCAACAGCAACCCGGCAAATCCCGTTATTGGCAATCGTTCGTTCGGCGAATCGAAAGAGAACGTAGCCCGTAAGGCATCGGCCTATATGAGGGGTCTCCAAAGCAACCGAATTATTGCCACGGCTAAGCATTTTCCCGGTCATGGCGACACAAATCTCGATTCGCACCACACTCTGCCGGTTATCAGCCGTTCGGCCGAGCAGTTACACAACATAGATCTGTACCCGTTCCGTCGGCTTATTGCTGATAGTTTGATGGGCGTCGTGACGGGGCATTTGCATGTTCCGGTTGTCGACAATCGCCCGGCTATCGCGGCCACGTTGTCGGATAAGGTAGTGACCGAACTACTCAAAAAAGAACTGGGTTTTCGGGGGCTGGTTTTCACCGACGCCATGAACATGGGCGGTATCAGCCGGGCCGGTCGTCCGGTTGATGTGAATCTGAAAGCCTTGATTGCGGGCAACGACATCCTGCTTTACCCCGAAAATATCAAGGAAGCAACGGCGGCTATTCTGAATGCGGTTCAAACCGGGCAGATTTCGCAGGAGTTGATCGATGAAAAAGTGCGTAAGATTCTGCGGGCCAAGTATTGGGCTGGTTTGAATAATTACAAGCCCATTTCGATGGTCAATCTGGAGCAGGACCTCAACTCGCCCGAGGCTCAGGCTCTGAAACAGGAGCTTTGCAACGCAACGGTGACGGTGGTTGAAAACAATAACGATCTGTTGCCGATTGCCCGCCTTGATACAGCCCGCATTGCTTCGATTGCGATTGGTGCCGAATGGAACAACACCTTCCAGAAAACGCTGGCTCAGTACGCGCCAATCAAGAAAATTACGTATCCCGACAAAGTAGCGACCGACGCGGAGGTTAACGAGATTCTGGCTTCGGTAGGGGACGCCAATGTGGTGATCATGAGCTTTCACCGCATGAGCGAATCGGCATACCGTAAGTTTGGGGTAACCAAGGCCTCGCTCGACTTGATTAACCGCCTGAAGCAGTGTGGCACCAAAGTAGTCGTGACGGCGTTTGGATCGGCTTATAGCTTAAATCAGTTCACGGCGGCCGACGCCCTGATCTGCGGTTATCAGGATTTTGATGAGATGCAGCGGGCTACGGCTCAGGTAATTTTTGGTGGTCTCGGCGCGGAGGGTGTAATGCCCGTATCGACAGGAAACTGGAAGATAGGCTACGGCAAAACGGTTGTTCCGGCTGGCCGGCTGGCGTACGGTACCCCCGAGAGTGTGGGCATGAATGCCACCAAGCTGAAACAGATTGACCAGCTGATGCAAACAGCACTGGCGGGTAAGGTGGTGCCCGGAAGTCAGATTATTGTGGCCCGCAAAGGCAAGATTGTGTACGAGAAGTATTTTGGGAAGCTGACGTACGCGGGTACTGAGAAGGTGACCGGCGAAACCCTGTACGATCTGGCCTCGTTGACGAAGGTACTGAGCACGCTACAGGCAGCCATGCTCCTGCACGACCGGAAGCAGCTGGATATTACCCAAAAGGCATCGGTGTACCTGCCGGAGTTACGAGGTACCAATAAGCAAAATATTGTTATTCAGGATCTGCTCTGGCATCAGTCGGGTATGGTGTCGTATTACCCTACGACCTGGGACCGCACCCGCCTGCCGGGTGGGGGACTAAAACCAACTCTGTACAGTGCTACTCCCGATAGTGCGTACACGTTGCAGGTCGCCCCGAATCTTTGGGCCCGTACGTCGTTGAAAGATTCAGTGTGGAAGTGGGTGGTACAGTCGCCTATGTCCAAAAAGATTGACGATGGACGCCCGGCTTATGTGTACAGTGATTTGAATTTCCTGATGTTGCAGAAAATTGTGGAGCGTATTACTAAACAGCCCCTCGATCAGTTTGTAGAGCAGGAAATTTACAAACCATTGGGCCTTGTCTCAATCGGATTTACGCCCCTACAGCGGTTTGCCAACCCGCGTTGTGCACCCACCGAAAATGATACCTATTACCGAAATACCTTGCTGATTGGTACGGTACATGACCAGATGGCCGCCGTACAGGGTGGCGTGTCTGGGCATGCGGGGCTGTTTGGCAACGCTCGTGATGTGGCTGCCTTGTTGCAGATGAATTTGCAGCGGGGCGAGTACGGAGGCTATCGGGTACTGCAACCCAATACGGTGCCTTACTTCTCGCAAACAGTAAGCCCCCGTAGCCATCGGTCGCTTGGCTGGGATCGTCCCAATCCCGAAACCAGCAGTGTGTATGTAGCCGAGCAGGCTTCTGAGCGCTCGTTTGGGCACACGGGATTCACCGGTAACGTGGTGTGGGTTGATCCAAATGAGGAGCTGGTTTTTGTGTTTCTATCAAACCGAATTCACCCCACGGCGGCTAATACGTCCATCAATACGACCAAATTGCGTCGGAAAATCCACGAAGTGATTTATAGCGCGATCGAGTAA